Proteins from one Fundidesulfovibrio magnetotacticus genomic window:
- a CDS encoding N-acetylmuramoyl-L-alanine amidase has product MARPFVRLFLLILASVLALAPGVLPDARAAQTKDAAKAAPPAKAPSAVKAPTAKNGDGKQAKAPRNGAVRPDKPKETASGPAPKKQSKVRVTDVQVYSGQDYSRIVAVLSGEVPFRWQLLPPDPASGGVRHLYVDLDGVVIPPGTRSRFDVKGDVARKARLGYFKPDVARLVVEVENLKSQNVFVLENPFRVIVDVQGEASKTPAKSPGKSAPGKAPSDKTPEGKARPGKLPAPKAEADEPPASPGVNLATPARKKMARQLVEQLGLTVRTVMVDAGHGGRDSGARGPGRLWEKDVNLRAAKLLARHLERMGFEVLMTRTQDKYVPLEVRTAMANARKADLFISLHCNAHGDPGSTGMETYSLNLASTPAEVRVAARENSVDSKRISDMQKLLDELMHASKLTESRDFARSAHQAALAQARKSIDLRDRGVHEAPFYVLLGAKMPAILVEMGYITNPAEAAKLREDKYLDGLTQGIAQGVKAYKERIERFAAN; this is encoded by the coding sequence GTGGCGCGACCGTTCGTGCGCCTTTTCCTTCTGATCCTCGCTTCGGTCCTGGCGCTGGCCCCGGGCGTCCTCCCGGACGCCCGGGCCGCCCAGACGAAGGATGCCGCCAAGGCCGCTCCGCCCGCCAAGGCCCCTTCGGCCGTGAAGGCCCCGACCGCCAAGAACGGGGACGGCAAGCAGGCCAAGGCCCCCCGGAACGGGGCCGTCAGGCCCGACAAGCCCAAGGAAACCGCCTCCGGCCCGGCCCCGAAGAAGCAGAGCAAGGTGCGCGTCACCGATGTGCAGGTCTATTCCGGGCAGGACTACTCGCGCATCGTGGCCGTGCTCTCGGGCGAGGTCCCCTTCCGCTGGCAGCTCCTGCCGCCGGACCCGGCCTCGGGCGGCGTGCGCCACCTCTACGTCGACCTCGACGGCGTGGTGATCCCCCCCGGCACGCGCAGCCGCTTCGACGTGAAGGGCGACGTGGCCCGCAAGGCCCGCCTGGGCTACTTCAAGCCCGATGTGGCCCGGCTGGTGGTGGAGGTGGAGAACCTCAAAAGCCAGAACGTCTTCGTGCTGGAGAACCCCTTCCGGGTGATCGTGGACGTGCAGGGCGAGGCCTCCAAGACCCCCGCGAAGTCCCCCGGCAAGAGCGCGCCCGGGAAAGCCCCTTCGGACAAGACCCCCGAGGGAAAGGCCCGGCCCGGCAAGCTCCCTGCCCCCAAGGCCGAGGCCGACGAGCCCCCCGCCTCGCCCGGCGTGAACCTGGCCACCCCGGCGCGCAAGAAGATGGCCCGCCAGCTGGTGGAACAGCTGGGGCTCACGGTGCGCACCGTCATGGTGGACGCGGGCCACGGCGGGCGCGATTCGGGCGCGCGCGGCCCCGGCAGGCTCTGGGAAAAAGACGTGAACCTGCGCGCCGCGAAGCTCCTGGCCAGGCATCTGGAACGCATGGGCTTCGAGGTGCTCATGACCCGCACCCAGGACAAGTACGTGCCCTTGGAAGTGCGCACGGCCATGGCCAACGCCCGCAAGGCCGACCTCTTCATCTCCCTGCACTGCAACGCCCACGGCGACCCGGGCTCCACGGGCATGGAGACCTATTCGCTCAACCTCGCCTCCACCCCGGCCGAGGTGCGCGTGGCCGCGCGGGAGAACTCCGTGGACTCCAAGCGCATCTCGGACATGCAGAAGCTCCTGGACGAGCTGATGCACGCCTCCAAACTCACCGAATCGCGCGATTTCGCGCGCAGCGCCCACCAGGCCGCCCTGGCCCAGGCGCGCAAGAGCATCGACCTGCGCGACAGGGGCGTGCACGAGGCCCCCTTCTACGTGCTCCTGGGGGCCAAGATGCCCGCCATTCTGGTGGAGATGGGCTACATCACCAACCCCGCCGAGGCCGCCAAGCTCCGGGAAGACAAATACCTCGACGGCCTGACCCAGGGCATCGCCCAGGGCGTGAAGGCCTACAAGGAACGCATCGAGCGCTTCGCCGCCAACTGA
- a CDS encoding MFS transporter, protein MAAGLPEQGRGAVWRTLSRSLRHRDYRLFFTGQLISLVGTWMQQVAQGWLVYRLTGSSLSLGLVGFAGQFPVFLFSLLGGVAADRFDRRALLVWTQAASMVQAGLMAWLAFSGRAEVWQVLCLAFFLGTVNAVDVPTRQSFMVELVGLEDLHNAIALNSSLFNTARIVGPSVAGFLLAAVGEGWCFTLNALSFLAVIACLLRMTSRRKPAPEAGGSVWERLREGLAFAWGEARVRLVLCLVTAASVTGVSYVVLMPVFARDVLGGGPGNLGLLMASAGAGSLAAALTLAARGRGRGVGRFAYFGMTGLGASLALFANSESFALSAALLVPVGYCTIASMASCNTILQLLSPDRLRGRVMALYSMMFLGMAPFGALLAGSLAQLLGAPAAVTACGLTCLAVSAVAGRGLLRL, encoded by the coding sequence ATGGCGGCCGGACTCCCAGAGCAGGGCAGGGGCGCGGTGTGGCGCACGCTTTCGCGCTCCCTGCGACACCGCGACTACCGGCTCTTCTTCACCGGGCAGCTGATCTCCCTGGTGGGTACCTGGATGCAGCAGGTGGCCCAGGGGTGGCTGGTCTACCGGCTCACGGGCTCCAGCCTGTCCCTGGGGCTGGTGGGCTTTGCGGGGCAGTTTCCGGTGTTCCTCTTCTCGCTGCTGGGCGGCGTGGCGGCCGACCGCTTCGACCGGCGCGCGCTGCTGGTGTGGACCCAGGCGGCCTCCATGGTCCAGGCCGGACTGATGGCCTGGCTTGCCTTCTCCGGGCGGGCCGAGGTGTGGCAGGTGCTCTGCCTGGCCTTTTTCCTGGGCACGGTGAACGCCGTGGACGTGCCCACGCGCCAGTCCTTCATGGTGGAGCTGGTGGGGCTCGAGGACCTGCACAACGCCATCGCGCTCAACTCGTCGCTGTTCAACACGGCGCGCATCGTGGGGCCGTCGGTGGCGGGGTTCCTGCTGGCGGCGGTGGGCGAGGGGTGGTGCTTCACCCTGAACGCCCTGAGCTTCCTGGCCGTGATCGCCTGCCTGCTCCGCATGACCTCGCGGCGCAAACCGGCCCCCGAGGCGGGCGGTTCGGTGTGGGAGCGGCTGCGCGAGGGCCTGGCCTTCGCTTGGGGCGAGGCCCGGGTGCGTCTCGTGCTCTGCCTGGTGACTGCGGCCAGCGTGACGGGCGTCTCCTACGTGGTGCTCATGCCCGTGTTCGCCCGCGACGTGCTGGGAGGAGGCCCCGGGAACCTGGGCCTGCTCATGGCCTCGGCGGGGGCGGGGAGCCTGGCGGCGGCGCTCACCCTCGCGGCGCGGGGCCGAGGGCGCGGGGTGGGGCGCTTCGCCTATTTCGGCATGACCGGCCTGGGCGCGAGCCTGGCCCTCTTCGCCAACTCGGAGAGTTTCGCGCTCTCGGCGGCGCTGCTCGTGCCCGTGGGCTACTGCACCATCGCCAGCATGGCCTCGTGCAACACCATCCTCCAGCTCCTGAGCCCGGACCGGTTGCGCGGCCGGGTGATGGCCCTCTATTCCATGATGTTCCTGGGCATGGCCCCCTTCGGGGCGCTGCTGGCCGGGAGCCTGGCCCAGTTGCTGGGCGCGCCCGCCGCCGTGACGGCCTGCGGCCTGACCTGCCTGGCGGTGAGCGCCGTGGCCGGCAGGGGGCTCTTGCGCCTGTAG
- a CDS encoding winged helix-turn-helix transcriptional regulator, producing MTREHAPCTPRSRNGRDYFCSVELALMMIGGKWKPLILWGLGTRGTLRFGELRRLLPAVTQKMLTQQLRELESDGLVLREAYPTLPPRVDYSLTERGRGLLPILESLSAWARDVEAQDQPGRPD from the coding sequence ATGACCCGAGAACACGCCCCCTGCACCCCGCGCTCGCGCAACGGCCGGGACTACTTCTGCTCCGTGGAGCTGGCGCTCATGATGATCGGCGGCAAGTGGAAGCCCCTGATCCTCTGGGGCCTGGGCACGCGCGGCACGCTGCGCTTCGGCGAGCTGCGCAGGCTCCTGCCCGCCGTGACCCAGAAGATGCTCACCCAGCAGCTGCGCGAGCTGGAGTCCGACGGCCTGGTGCTGCGCGAGGCCTACCCCACGCTGCCCCCGCGCGTGGACTATTCCCTCACCGAGCGCGGCCGGGGGCTCCTGCCCATCCTGGAGAGCCTCTCGGCCTGGGCCAGGGACGTGGAGGCCCAGGACCAGCCGGGGCGTCCGGACTGA
- a CDS encoding nitroreductase family protein translates to MTLITVDQALCARDGICRDVCPVGCIDMDRASGLPQETPDPACIACGHCVAACPHGALSNSQVDAAACLRQPTDLPGEASLRSLLLARRSVRAYRRKPVERSLLAELLETARRAPTASNSQHVHWIACADKDRVHEMAQLGARWMRAVGLRPRLVELWDKGRDVVMRGAPAFVGAWTPADYPWGAVDSSIALTYLELHAATAGLGACWAGLLTAAARQQPELRALLGLQDGQTLHGGLMLGWPRHAYRLVPPRREARVAWV, encoded by the coding sequence ATGACGCTCATCACCGTGGACCAGGCCCTGTGCGCGCGCGACGGCATCTGCCGCGACGTCTGCCCCGTGGGCTGCATCGACATGGACCGGGCCAGCGGCCTGCCCCAGGAGACACCCGACCCCGCCTGCATCGCCTGCGGGCACTGCGTGGCCGCCTGTCCCCACGGGGCGCTCTCCAACTCCCAGGTGGACGCCGCCGCCTGCCTGCGCCAACCCACCGACCTCCCCGGCGAGGCATCCCTGCGCTCGCTCCTGCTGGCCCGGCGCTCCGTGCGCGCCTACCGTCGCAAGCCCGTGGAGCGCTCCCTGCTGGCGGAGCTCCTGGAAACGGCCCGGCGCGCCCCCACGGCCTCCAACTCCCAGCACGTCCACTGGATCGCCTGCGCGGACAAGGACCGCGTGCACGAGATGGCCCAACTGGGCGCGCGCTGGATGCGCGCCGTCGGCCTGCGCCCCAGGCTCGTGGAACTCTGGGACAAGGGACGCGACGTGGTGATGCGCGGCGCGCCCGCCTTCGTGGGCGCGTGGACCCCGGCCGACTACCCATGGGGGGCCGTGGACAGCTCCATCGCCCTCACCTACCTGGAACTGCACGCGGCCACGGCAGGGCTCGGGGCCTGCTGGGCGGGCCTGCTCACGGCGGCGGCGCGCCAGCAGCCGGAGCTGCGCGCCCTCCTGGGACTCCAGGACGGCCAGACACTGCACGGCGGGCTCATGCTGGGCTGGCCGCGCCACGCCTACCGCCTCGTGCCGCCGCGCCGCGAGGCCCGCGTCGCCTGGGTCTAG
- a CDS encoding serine hydrolase domain-containing protein encodes MTLRARRILSFLLCFLPWLLVTTPGLSAPLRERVDAVLRRAVEEERLVGAVVLVARHGRVVHAGAWGWSDREARRAMRPDAVFRLASLSKPVTSAVVLALAERGALSLEDPVTRWLPWFAPELPGGGGAVITVGQLLTHTAGLTYGFLQPPGGTYARAGVSDGLDRPGITLEENLRRLASVPLAGAPGGAWSYSLAVDVLGAVAEQAGGAPLPELTARLVTGPLNMLDTGFLVSDPERLAVPYVREGGVLRRMDDPQVVAFGASGARFAPSRITDPGAYPSGGAGMCGTASDYLAFLEVVRAGGAALGTKAARSMTQNRLEPGQGGPGPGWGFGYGAAVLLDPAAAGSPSARGTWRWSGAYGAFFLVDRASGLSLVVLTNTTPDGMDGEFPWELVRAVYGR; translated from the coding sequence ATGACGCTGCGTGCGCGTCGCATCCTGTCTTTCCTTCTTTGCTTCCTGCCGTGGTTGCTCGTCACGACGCCCGGCCTGTCCGCCCCTCTCCGCGAGCGCGTGGACGCGGTGTTGCGCCGGGCCGTGGAGGAGGAGCGCCTTGTCGGGGCGGTGGTGCTGGTGGCGCGTCACGGCCGGGTGGTCCATGCCGGGGCCTGGGGCTGGTCGGACCGGGAGGCGCGCCGCGCCATGCGTCCGGACGCGGTGTTCCGCCTGGCCTCGTTGAGCAAGCCCGTGACGAGCGCCGTGGTCCTGGCCCTGGCGGAGCGCGGGGCGCTCTCCCTGGAGGACCCGGTGACGCGCTGGCTTCCCTGGTTTGCGCCGGAGCTTCCCGGCGGCGGTGGCGCGGTGATCACGGTTGGGCAGTTGCTCACGCACACGGCGGGGCTTACGTACGGCTTCCTCCAGCCTCCGGGCGGAACGTACGCCCGGGCCGGAGTGTCCGACGGGCTGGACCGTCCGGGCATCACCCTGGAGGAGAATCTGCGGCGTCTGGCGTCGGTCCCGCTGGCGGGTGCGCCGGGCGGGGCGTGGAGTTATTCCCTGGCCGTGGACGTGCTGGGGGCCGTGGCGGAGCAGGCCGGTGGCGCGCCCCTGCCGGAATTGACGGCCCGGCTGGTCACGGGACCGCTCAACATGCTGGACACGGGGTTCCTGGTCTCGGACCCGGAGCGCCTGGCCGTGCCCTACGTGCGGGAAGGGGGCGTGCTCAGACGCATGGACGATCCGCAGGTGGTGGCGTTCGGGGCCTCGGGCGCGCGCTTCGCGCCCTCGCGCATCACCGATCCGGGGGCGTACCCCTCTGGCGGGGCGGGGATGTGCGGCACGGCGTCGGACTACCTGGCGTTTTTGGAGGTCGTGCGCGCGGGCGGCGCGGCGCTGGGGACCAAGGCGGCCCGGTCGATGACGCAGAACCGCCTGGAACCGGGCCAGGGAGGCCCCGGCCCCGGCTGGGGCTTCGGGTACGGGGCGGCCGTGCTGTTGGACCCGGCGGCGGCGGGGAGCCCGAGCGCCAGGGGGACGTGGCGCTGGAGCGGCGCGTACGGAGCCTTCTTCCTGGTGGACAGGGCCTCGGGCCTGAGCCTGGTGGTCCTGACCAACACCACCCCCGACGGCATGGACGGGGAGTTCCCCTGGGAGCTGGTGCGGGCGGTGTACGGCCGCTGA
- a CDS encoding MerR family transcriptional regulator, whose amino-acid sequence MPETPLHSIAAIAKSLDVPESTLHYWKNRFGDFLPGRGQGRGRRFEPEALDVFRAIAELLGSGLAVPEVRDELARRFAATDSPDRQAQAVIVRPAPVQQPDVEQLALRIGTAMAEAMGQRLSAWLGAQGVPAATAPALEDPAARTLRDDLEEARREIVTLRAENENHAAKFKVLEAELVRLRKDSRQMEKHLLEKIKGVKV is encoded by the coding sequence ATGCCCGAAACGCCGCTCCATTCCATTGCCGCCATCGCCAAAAGCCTGGACGTGCCCGAGTCCACCCTGCACTACTGGAAGAACCGCTTCGGCGACTTCCTGCCCGGCCGGGGCCAAGGTCGCGGACGACGCTTCGAGCCGGAAGCCCTGGACGTGTTCCGCGCCATCGCGGAGTTGCTCGGGTCGGGACTGGCAGTTCCCGAGGTCCGCGACGAACTGGCCCGGCGTTTCGCCGCGACGGACTCCCCGGATAGGCAGGCGCAAGCCGTCATCGTGCGGCCCGCGCCAGTCCAGCAGCCCGACGTGGAACAACTCGCCCTGCGCATCGGCACGGCCATGGCCGAAGCCATGGGACAGCGCCTGTCGGCCTGGCTCGGCGCGCAGGGTGTCCCGGCCGCCACGGCCCCTGCCCTGGAAGACCCGGCCGCACGAACCCTGCGCGATGATCTGGAAGAGGCCCGACGGGAAATCGTGACCCTGCGGGCGGAAAACGAAAACCACGCTGCCAAGTTCAAGGTGCTCGAAGCCGAACTGGTGCGCCTGCGCAAAGACTCGCGGCAGATGGAGAAGCATCTGCTCGAAAAGATCAAGGGCGTAAAAGTTTGA
- a CDS encoding lysophospholipid acyltransferase family protein, with the protein MEPGTPARRADFLALDGAVKNPFARTVLKAVGGPLRRALALDRLAKAYESVPRGGTPVEFLRGVIDAFGFRYRVSGEELARIPSTGPVVVVANHPFGGMEGVILTEMLAGVRPDVKVMANYLLGRIEELRDLFILVDPFGASGAWARNVAPLRQSVAWLRGGGCLGVFPAGEVAHFRMDERRVADPAWSPSVARMVRACGATVVPVHFAGANGPMFHLAGLVHPRLRTMLLGREFVNKARKEVEVRIGRPVPPQALEGLTDEQAAGHLRLCAEVMGRTRPRALPARFPLRGVRRQEALAPAQDPELMERELERLPAECLLLESGGMRAYEARAAQIPLILREIGRLREMTFRKVGEGTGKSCDLDGFDGHYSHVFLWSVSAREVVGAYRLGRSDEILATRGRSGLYVDTLFKLKPGFLTRLGPALEMGRSFVRPEHQKSYNALLLLWRGIGTVVAREPRYRTLFGPVSITNDYQAASRQLMADFFEARGGEGSGLSRLVKPRTPLRGAAWLKRAARSLVADVDRLSELVSSMEADRKGIPVLLRQYLKLGGKLLAFNVDREFSDALDGLIVVDLLETERRQLERYLGRDGLAGFLAHHGAEGGLRSA; encoded by the coding sequence ATGGAACCCGGAACACCCGCACGCCGCGCCGATTTTCTCGCCCTTGACGGGGCGGTCAAGAACCCTTTCGCCCGCACGGTGCTCAAGGCTGTTGGCGGTCCTCTGCGCCGCGCTTTGGCCCTGGACCGCTTGGCCAAGGCCTACGAGTCCGTCCCCCGGGGCGGCACGCCCGTGGAGTTCCTGCGCGGCGTCATCGACGCTTTCGGCTTCCGCTACCGCGTGAGCGGGGAGGAACTGGCGCGCATTCCGTCAACTGGCCCCGTGGTGGTTGTGGCCAACCATCCCTTCGGCGGCATGGAGGGCGTGATCCTCACGGAAATGCTCGCGGGAGTGCGCCCGGACGTGAAGGTGATGGCCAATTACCTGCTCGGTCGCATCGAGGAGTTGCGCGACCTGTTCATCCTGGTGGACCCTTTCGGTGCGTCGGGGGCCTGGGCGCGCAACGTCGCGCCCTTGCGCCAGAGCGTGGCCTGGCTGCGCGGCGGCGGCTGCCTGGGGGTGTTCCCGGCGGGCGAGGTGGCCCATTTCCGCATGGACGAGCGCCGCGTGGCCGATCCGGCCTGGAGCCCTTCCGTCGCGCGCATGGTGCGCGCCTGCGGAGCCACTGTGGTGCCCGTTCATTTCGCCGGGGCCAACGGCCCCATGTTCCATCTGGCGGGGTTGGTGCATCCGAGGCTTCGCACCATGCTGCTGGGCCGCGAGTTCGTGAACAAGGCCCGCAAGGAGGTGGAGGTGCGCATCGGCCGCCCGGTGCCGCCGCAGGCATTGGAAGGGCTCACCGACGAGCAGGCCGCCGGGCATCTGCGCCTGTGCGCCGAGGTGATGGGCCGCACGAGGCCGCGCGCGCTGCCCGCGCGCTTTCCCCTGCGGGGCGTGCGCCGCCAGGAGGCCCTGGCCCCGGCGCAGGACCCGGAGCTTATGGAGCGAGAGCTGGAGAGGCTCCCGGCTGAATGCCTGCTTCTGGAGTCCGGGGGAATGCGCGCCTACGAGGCGCGCGCCGCTCAGATTCCGCTGATCCTGCGCGAGATCGGACGCCTGCGCGAAATGACGTTCCGCAAGGTCGGCGAGGGCACGGGCAAATCCTGCGATCTGGACGGCTTCGACGGACACTATTCCCACGTTTTCCTCTGGAGCGTCTCCGCCCGCGAGGTGGTCGGGGCCTACCGTCTTGGCCGCTCGGACGAGATTCTTGCCACGCGGGGCCGGTCCGGTCTCTATGTGGACACGCTCTTCAAGCTCAAGCCCGGCTTCCTCACGCGGCTGGGGCCTGCCCTGGAGATGGGCCGCTCCTTCGTGCGCCCGGAACACCAGAAGAGCTACAACGCCCTGCTGCTGCTGTGGCGCGGCATCGGCACGGTGGTGGCGCGCGAGCCCCGCTACCGGACGCTCTTCGGCCCCGTGTCCATCACCAACGACTACCAGGCCGCTTCGCGCCAGCTCATGGCGGACTTCTTCGAGGCGCGCGGCGGGGAGGGCTCGGGCCTCTCGCGGCTGGTGAAGCCGCGCACGCCCCTGCGCGGGGCGGCGTGGCTCAAGCGCGCGGCGCGCTCCCTGGTGGCCGACGTGGACCGCCTTTCGGAGCTTGTGAGCTCCATGGAAGCGGACCGCAAGGGCATCCCGGTGCTCCTGCGGCAGTACCTGAAGCTGGGGGGCAAGCTCCTGGCCTTCAACGTGGACCGTGAATTCAGCGACGCCCTGGACGGGCTGATCGTGGTGGACCTCCTGGAAACGGAGCGCCGCCAGCTGGAGCGCTACCTGGGGCGCGACGGCCTGGCTGGCTTCCTGGCGCACCACGGGGCCGAGGGGGGCCTTCGCAGCGCCTGA
- a CDS encoding sigma 54-interacting transcriptional regulator, which produces MKSISQLELKVLYEISQIIGQALDLDQILGDVLRILSETLEMKRATVTLLDEETSLLAIRASHGLSAEEKKRGVYKLDEGVTGRIFQTGKPFVVPDIAKEPLFLDRTRSRALERGRIAFLGVPIMLKGLAVGALTVDRLFGDDVSYDEDVRLLSIVTALIGQFVHLGKQVRAREEHLRRENLTLRFKLSKTYHRFFIVGQSQPMVRVHQMIEKVAPTRATVLLLGESGTGKTLTARMIHELSDRAKYPFIKVNCAAIPENLLESELFGYEKGAFTGAVAPKPGRFEEADKGTIFLDEIGELSAGTQAKLLRFLQEREFERLGGGKTRKVDVRIIAATNRDLADAAAMGEFREDLYYRLNVFPVLVPSLRERREDIPALLNHFLDKLSREYGRRLSFSPRALDALVKYDWPGNVREMENLVERLSIMVEDERIDLADIPPYFFASGKPQAALPAEGAGSLKDMEKREVMAALERHGWVQSRAARELGLTLRQMGYRIKKFGLERLVDERRGREHGLETH; this is translated from the coding sequence ATGAAAAGCATCAGCCAGCTTGAACTAAAAGTTCTTTACGAAATTTCGCAAATCATCGGCCAGGCCCTGGACCTCGACCAGATCCTTGGCGACGTGCTGCGCATCCTCTCCGAAACCCTTGAGATGAAACGCGCCACCGTGACCCTCCTCGACGAGGAGACCTCGCTCCTGGCCATCCGCGCCTCCCACGGCCTCTCCGCCGAAGAGAAGAAGCGCGGCGTCTACAAGCTCGACGAAGGCGTCACCGGGCGCATCTTCCAGACCGGCAAGCCCTTCGTGGTCCCGGACATCGCCAAGGAACCCCTCTTCCTGGACCGCACCCGCTCGCGCGCCCTGGAGCGCGGCCGCATCGCCTTCCTGGGCGTGCCCATCATGCTCAAGGGCCTGGCCGTGGGCGCGCTCACCGTGGACCGCCTCTTCGGCGACGACGTCTCATACGACGAGGACGTGCGCCTGCTCTCCATCGTAACCGCGCTCATCGGCCAGTTCGTGCACCTGGGCAAGCAGGTGCGCGCCCGCGAGGAGCACCTGCGCCGCGAGAACCTGACGCTTCGCTTCAAGCTCTCCAAGACCTACCACCGCTTCTTCATCGTGGGCCAGAGCCAGCCCATGGTGCGCGTGCACCAGATGATCGAGAAGGTGGCCCCCACCCGGGCCACGGTGCTCCTGCTGGGCGAGTCCGGCACGGGCAAGACCCTCACCGCGCGCATGATCCACGAGCTCTCCGACCGCGCCAAGTATCCCTTCATCAAGGTGAACTGCGCGGCCATCCCGGAAAACCTCCTGGAAAGCGAACTATTCGGCTACGAGAAGGGGGCCTTCACCGGCGCGGTGGCCCCCAAACCCGGCCGCTTCGAGGAAGCCGACAAGGGCACCATCTTCCTGGACGAAATCGGGGAACTCTCGGCAGGAACCCAGGCCAAGCTCCTGCGCTTCCTCCAGGAGCGCGAGTTCGAACGCCTGGGCGGCGGCAAGACGCGAAAGGTGGACGTGCGCATCATCGCCGCCACCAACCGCGACCTGGCCGACGCCGCCGCCATGGGCGAATTCCGCGAGGACCTCTACTACCGCCTGAACGTCTTCCCCGTGCTGGTGCCCAGCCTGCGCGAGCGCCGCGAGGACATCCCGGCGCTTTTGAACCACTTCCTGGACAAGCTCTCGCGCGAGTACGGGCGCAGGCTCTCCTTCTCGCCCCGCGCCCTGGACGCCCTGGTGAAGTACGACTGGCCCGGCAACGTGCGCGAGATGGAAAACCTCGTGGAGCGCCTCTCCATCATGGTGGAGGACGAGCGCATCGACCTGGCCGACATCCCGCCCTACTTCTTCGCCTCCGGCAAGCCCCAGGCCGCCCTGCCCGCCGAGGGCGCGGGCAGCCTCAAGGACATGGAAAAGCGCGAGGTGATGGCCGCCCTGGAGCGCCACGGCTGGGTGCAGTCACGCGCGGCCCGGGAACTGGGGCTCACGCTGCGCCAGATGGGCTACCGCATCAAGAAGTTCGGCCTGGAGCGCCTGGTGGACGAACGCCGGGGCCGCGAGCACGGCCTGGAAACCCACTGA